In Aphis gossypii isolate Hap1 unplaced genomic scaffold, ASM2018417v2 Contig00832, whole genome shotgun sequence, the following are encoded in one genomic region:
- the LOC126555393 gene encoding uncharacterized protein LOC126555393 — MSKLLEKIVYNRLYWFANKHNLLSPLQHGFRKHHSTTDCHVKLESEILDTLANKQIMILISLDLQKAYDTIWRHRVIELLKQWNILGNMIKYLTNFLSQRTFQLKIRDFTSNTFVLENGVPQGSPLSVFLFQTAINSLPDFIPKPIKSIIFANDTHIYVRGNSIPSITKVPQDCLNELSKWCHNSGFIFSSHKTKCILFSNKRNITKSKIYLNTICLPFTENITVLGLTFDSKLTWKPNILKTEKSAYKNLRVIKTLSHLEWGAEYSILLNLYRSLVRSKLDYSSICYGNSNRNIAKLLDHIHNTGIRCATGAFRSSPITSLLAITEEPPLHYHRLRLSLKYITRILSTPVNSTIHYLNINHSSSVYDLNTNLRKPLRSRLCKEMSDNNISSDTILQYETSFTPSWILQNYEIDTSLSAHVKKETPEIVYRNVFNELIHMDNPNKSQIYTVASKTSTGIGLAVIHNSSTQIFKLNSHSSIYTAEYITLLKGVQTAVNSNFDRIDIWNEEADKAARNAVSNPNALTLALMSPVDIFRNVDKYCIQLWDSDWRQVTDNKLREIKYSVEPWPKHNFSNRKEEIIINRLRIGHTRVTHDYLMKKTEPSLCRSCNLPNTVKHILIHCQIFSEARNECNGQS, encoded by the exons ATGAGTAAACTATTAGAGAAAATAGTATACAACAGATTATATTGGTTTGCGAATAAACATAACCTTCTATCACCCCTTCAACATGGATTTAGAAAACACCATTCCACCACTGATTGCCACGTTAAATTAGAGTCAGAAATACTGGACACATTggctaataaacaaataatgattcttATCAGCTTAGATTTACAAAAAGCTTATGACACCATTTGGCGTCATAGAGTAATTGAATTGCTTAAACAATGGAACATTCTCggtaatatgataaaatacctaactaaCTTCTTAAGTCAAAGaacttttcaattaaaaatcagGGATTTCACCTCTAATACCTTTGTATTAGAAAATGGAGTACCTCAAGGATCTCCGCTCAGTGTCTTCTTATTTCAAACTGCCATCAACAGCCTTCCCGACTTCATACCAAAACCAATCAAATCAATCATCTTTGCTAATGATACACACATCTACGTCAGAGGAAATTCAATCCCTTCAATAACTAAAGTACCACAAGACTGTCTCAATGAACTGTCAAAATGGTGTCATAATTCAGGCTTTATCTTTTCTTCTCACAAAACCAAATGTATTCTTTTTTCCAACAAAAGGAACATAACCAAAtccaaaatctatttaaatactatctGTTTACCTTTTACTGAAAACATCACTGTTCTTGGCCTTACCTTCGACTCTAAATTAACATGGAAACCAAACATTCTGAAAACCGAAAAATCAGCATATAAAAACCTAAGAGTAATCAAAACGCTTAGTCATCTTGAATGGGGCGCCGAGTActccattttattaaatctatatagATCACTAGTTAGATCAAAACTTGACTACAGCTCAATCTGCTACGGAAACTCTAATCGTAATATAGCCAAATTACTTGACCATATTCATAACACCGGTATAAGATGTGCAACGGGAGCCTTCAGAAGTAGCCCTATCACCAGCTTATTAGCCATCACTGAGGAACCTCCACTTCACTATCACAGACTAAGACTATCACTCAAATATATAACCAGAATTTTGTCTACTCCAGTTAATTCAACTATTCACTATCTAAATATAAACCATTCTTCATCTGTATACGATTTAAACACGAATCTCAGAAAACCACTAAGATCAAGACTTTGCAAAGAAATGTCCGACAACAACATCTCCTCTGACACTATCCTTCAATATGAAACCAGCTTTACCCCGTCGTGGATTTTACAAAACTACGAAATTGATACCAGTCTTAGTGCCCatgtaaaaaaagaaacaccCGAAATAGTCTAtcgaaatgtatttaatgaacTAATTCATATGGATAACCCCAATAAATCTCAAATCTATACTGTTGCATCGAAAACTTCAACAGGCATAGGTCTAGCAGTTATACACAATAGTTCTACTCAAATATTCAAGCTAAATAGTCATAGCAGCATTTATACAGCTGAATACATAACTCTCTTAAAAGGAGTACAAACAGCTgtcaattcaaattttgacagaATCGATATAT GGAACGAAGAAGCTGACAAAGCAGCTCGAAATGCTGTAAGTAACCCCAACGCCTTAACACTTGCTCTTATGTCACCAGTGGATATATTCAGGAACGTTGATAAATACTGCATACAATTATGGGACTCAGATTGGCGTCAAGTTACTGATAACAAACTTAGAGAAATCAAATATTCAGTCGAACCTTGGCCAAAACACAACTTCTCTAATCGAAAAGAAGAAATCATTATTAACCGACTAAGAATTGGCCACACAAGAGTCACTCACGATTACCTCATGAAAAAAACTGAACCTTCATTATGCCGCTCTTGCAATTTGCCCAATACAGTCAAACACATTCTCATCCACTGCCAAATATTCTCAGAGGCCAGAAATGAAT GTAATGGACAATCATGA